The Armatimonadota bacterium genome window below encodes:
- a CDS encoding nucleotidyltransferase domain-containing protein, with translation MIIKDTIETAARRLAESFDPDKIILFGSQARGTADEHSDVDLLVICSFSGKRRNLMVEMDRALRGLGIARDIIVLTPEEYERDRMIAGTVARPASIEGRVLYERA, from the coding sequence ATGATTATCAAGGACACAATCGAGACTGCGGCACGCAGACTTGCGGAGAGTTTTGATCCGGATAAGATAATACTCTTCGGCTCGCAGGCGCGCGGCACTGCTGATGAGCACAGCGATGTCGATCTTCTGGTGATTTGTTCATTCTCGGGCAAAAGACGCAACTTGATGGTTGAGATGGACAGAGCGCTTCGTGGTCTCGGTATTGCCCGGGATATCATCGTGCTTACGCCGGAGGAATATGAGCGAGACCGGATGATAGCCGGCACTGTGGCAAGACCTGCATCAATTGAAGGTAGAGTGCTTTATGAGCGAGCTTAG
- the argH gene encoding argininosuccinate lyase: MSQKLWGGRFSKSTDKAVETFTESISFDCRLIEHDIRGSIAHARMLGKCGIIPDDDAKKIVSGLQLILDDAVSGKIKFDPSAEDVHMNVEKLLFEKIGEVAGRLHTARSRNDQVCTDIRLFLKDEIKHIIGLIVDLQKVIVDQAEKNADVILPGYTHMQHAQPVILGHHLMAWFWMIERDKGRLLDCLKRVDILPLGSGALAGTTFPIDRQMVAGALGFAAVSDNSMDSVADRDFISEFLADASILMTHLSRFSEEIIIWNTSEFKFIDLDDSVTTGSSIMPQKKNPDVAELVRGKSARVIGDLMSLLTLQKGLPLAYNRDLQEDKEPLFDAVDTVQGSLLCFALMIKTARFNTQRMHSAAGEAYSTATDLADHLVRQGVPFRSAHAQVGSLVAYCVENGKELFDLTIDEIRQFAPDAAEDVASALTVEASVAARSATGGTAASEVKRQIVKARSILTDAN; the protein is encoded by the coding sequence ATGTCACAAAAACTCTGGGGTGGAAGATTTTCAAAATCGACTGATAAGGCCGTGGAGACATTCACGGAGTCTATAAGCTTCGACTGTCGGCTTATTGAGCACGACATCCGAGGCAGCATTGCGCACGCCAGAATGCTGGGCAAGTGCGGGATTATTCCCGATGATGACGCCAAGAAGATAGTGAGCGGTCTGCAGCTTATACTCGACGATGCCGTATCGGGCAAGATCAAATTCGACCCGAGTGCTGAAGACGTGCACATGAATGTCGAGAAGCTTCTCTTTGAGAAAATTGGCGAGGTAGCGGGCAGGTTACATACGGCGCGCAGCAGGAACGACCAGGTCTGCACCGATATTCGGCTCTTCTTGAAGGACGAGATCAAGCACATAATTGGGCTGATTGTCGATTTGCAGAAAGTGATTGTAGACCAGGCCGAAAAGAATGCAGATGTGATCCTGCCGGGCTATACGCATATGCAGCATGCGCAACCGGTGATCCTCGGCCATCATCTTATGGCGTGGTTCTGGATGATCGAGCGGGACAAAGGGCGGCTGCTCGACTGCCTGAAGCGGGTTGATATTTTGCCTCTGGGCTCGGGCGCTCTGGCCGGAACGACTTTTCCGATTGACAGGCAGATGGTAGCCGGTGCCCTCGGCTTTGCTGCCGTGTCTGATAACAGCATGGACTCAGTAGCGGACAGGGACTTCATATCCGAATTTCTTGCCGACGCATCCATATTGATGACTCACCTCTCCCGCTTCTCTGAGGAGATTATAATCTGGAACACATCTGAGTTTAAGTTCATCGATCTGGACGACTCGGTCACCACAGGCTCGTCTATCATGCCACAGAAAAAGAACCCGGATGTAGCCGAGCTTGTTCGCGGAAAGAGCGCACGTGTTATTGGAGACTTGATGAGTCTGCTCACCCTGCAGAAGGGCCTGCCTCTGGCATACAATCGTGATCTGCAGGAAGACAAGGAGCCTCTGTTTGACGCAGTCGATACCGTGCAGGGCTCGCTTCTTTGTTTCGCGCTGATGATTAAGACTGCAAGGTTCAACACTCAGAGGATGCACTCGGCTGCTGGCGAGGCATATTCGACGGCTACCGACCTTGCTGACCACCTCGTGCGGCAGGGTGTGCCGTTCAGGAGCGCCCATGCACAGGTCGGTTCTCTGGTTGCCTATTGTGTGGAAAATGGAAAAGAACTCTTCGATCTTACAATAGATGAGATCAGGCAGTTTGCGCCGGATGCCGCGGAGGATGTGGCATCGGCTCTCACTGTCGAGGCAAGTGTGGCTGCCAGGAGCGCAACCGGTGGAACTGCAGCCTCGGAGGTCAAGCGTCAAATTGTAAAAGCCCGCTCGATCCTCACCGATGCGAATTGA
- a CDS encoding HEPN domain-containing protein, with translation MSELSPEIIEKIRQWADYADEDLRLAVHALQIEDGCPCRLIAYHAQQCTEKYLKAFLVMCGVDFPYTHNIGRLLELLAEQGGPAAEIESADELTPYAITTRYPGEDEEVNKEEATNAVHIAERVRSAIRAELPMP, from the coding sequence ATGAGCGAGCTTAGCCCTGAAATAATCGAGAAGATCAGGCAGTGGGCAGATTATGCCGATGAGGATTTGCGGCTAGCAGTCCATGCCCTGCAGATTGAAGATGGTTGCCCGTGCCGCCTGATCGCCTATCATGCGCAGCAGTGCACCGAGAAGTATCTGAAGGCATTCCTTGTAATGTGTGGAGTTGATTTTCCATACACGCATAACATCGGGCGCTTGCTTGAGTTATTGGCAGAGCAAGGTGGACCGGCTGCAGAAATCGAGTCTGCGGACGAACTCACTCCGTATGCTATAACAACACGGTATCCGGGCGAGGACGAGGAAGTAAATAAGGAAGAAGCTACCAATGCTGTTCATATTGCCGAACGAGTACGTAGCGCAATACGCGCAGAGCTGCCCATGCCATAA
- a CDS encoding class II aldolase/adducin family protein, whose translation MSVEEPYPSLEELMGLIGEAGRRLADIQASEGAAGNISVFVGWDIDPGKFFTNVQDYELPNALPELAGGSLIATGSGRRLREVANDPTANLGLVKVAKDGKSAKLYTSRDCLFARLTSECNSHIAVHTDQIRIKKTNFHALIHAQPLHLTYLSHISRYQDEKYLNRHILRWEPEGIVQLPDGIGYIPFKVPGSDELKKANVEMLRTHSIVLWAKHGVMSRSDTSVKRACDLVEYVETGAHYEYMNLTNHGLADGLSDEEILSVCKSLGIEQKVFL comes from the coding sequence ATGTCAGTAGAAGAACCTTATCCATCTCTCGAAGAGCTGATGGGCCTCATTGGCGAGGCGGGACGTCGGTTGGCCGACATCCAGGCAAGCGAAGGAGCTGCGGGAAATATATCGGTGTTTGTGGGCTGGGATATTGATCCCGGAAAGTTTTTCACAAACGTGCAGGACTATGAGCTGCCCAATGCTCTACCGGAGCTTGCAGGCGGATCGCTTATTGCCACCGGCTCAGGCCGGCGGCTGCGTGAAGTGGCCAATGACCCTACAGCAAACCTCGGGTTGGTTAAGGTTGCAAAGGACGGCAAGAGCGCAAAGCTTTACACTTCTAGGGATTGCCTGTTTGCCCGCCTGACAAGCGAGTGCAATTCACATATTGCGGTCCACACAGACCAGATCAGGATCAAGAAGACTAATTTCCACGCGCTGATACACGCTCAGCCTTTGCATCTTACGTATCTGAGCCACATCTCGCGCTACCAGGACGAGAAATATCTCAATCGCCACATACTCCGCTGGGAACCTGAAGGAATAGTGCAGCTTCCTGACGGAATAGGCTATATTCCATTCAAAGTGCCGGGCTCAGACGAACTGAAGAAAGCCAATGTCGAGATGCTTCGCACACACAGCATTGTGCTGTGGGCTAAGCATGGCGTTATGTCCAGGTCCGACACTTCAGTCAAGCGCGCATGTGACCTGGTCGAGTATGTCGAGACCGGAGCGCACTACGAGTATATGAACCTGACAAACCACGGCCTTGCCGATGGTCTCTCTGATGAAGAGATACTGAGTGTGTGCAAGTCTTTGGGTATTGAGCAGAAGGTGTTCTTATAA